In Tripterygium wilfordii isolate XIE 37 chromosome 23, ASM1340144v1, whole genome shotgun sequence, one genomic interval encodes:
- the LOC119993203 gene encoding mitogen-activated protein kinase kinase 2-like isoform X2: MRRGNLNPTLNLKLSLPSPDEEVSLAKFLTQSGTFRDGDLLVNRDGVRVISQIETDAPPPPIQASDNQLTLADVDTIKVIGKGNGGFVQLVQHKWTGQFFALKVIQMSIEESTRKQIARELKINQSSQCPYVVVCYQSFYDNGTISIILEYMDGGSLADFLKKVKIIPEPYLAAICKQVLMGLLYLHHEKHIIHRDLKPSNLLINHRGEVKITDFGVSTVMASTSGQANTFLGTYNYMSPERIIGGSHSYKSDIWSLGLVLLECATGKFPYTPPEQDEGWINFYELMEAIVEQPPPSAPSNQFSQEFCSFISACVHKDPKDRLSAQELLNHPFLSKYEDSHVDLSSYFTDAGSPLATF; encoded by the exons ATGAGGAGGGGAAATTTAAACCCTACTCTTAATCTCAAGctctctcttccttctcccGACGAGGAGGTCTCCCTCGCTAAGTTCCT GACCCAAAGCGGTACGTTTAGGGATGGTGATCTACTCGTTAATAGGGATGGAGTTCGAGTTATTTCTCAGATTGAAACCGATGCT CCTCCTCCTCCTATTCAGGCATCAGATAACCAGCTAACCTTAGCAGATGTAGACACAATCAAAGTCATTGGAAAGGGAAATGGTGGATTTGTGCAATTGGTGCAACATAAATGGACGGGTCAGTTTTTTGCACTAAAG GTAATCCAAATGAGCATAGAAGAGTCCACACGCAAACAGATTGCGCGGGAATTGAAGATCAACCAATCATCACAATGTCCATATGTTGTTGTCTGTTATCAGTCTTTCTATGATAATGGTACCATCTCTATTATCTTAGAGTATATGGATGGTGGATCTCTCGCAGATTTTctgaaaaaagtcaaaataattCCAGAACCATATCTTGCTGCTATTTGTAAACAG GTGCTAATGGGTTTGCTTTATCTTCATCATGAAAAACACATTATCCATAGGGACCTAAAACCTTCTAATCTACTAATAAACCATAGAGGGGAAGTCAAAATTACTGATTTTGGAGTGAGTACAGTAATGGCAAGTACCTCAGGGCAGGCAAATACCTTTCTTGGGACGTACAACTATATGTCT CCCGAGAGAATTATTGGAGGAAGCCATAGCTACAAAAGTGACATATGGAGTTTGGGGTTAGTATTGCTCGAGTGTGCAACAGGGAAGTTCCCATATACACCACCAGAGCAAGATGAAGGATGGATTAACTTTTATGAACTTATGGAAGCCATTGTTGAGCAACCACCACCTTCTGCACCCTCCAACCAATTTTCTCAGGAGTTCTGCTCATTCATATCCGCATG TGTACACAAAGACCCAAAAGATAGACTGTCAGCACAGGAACTTCTG AATCATCCATTCCTAAGTAAGTATGAAGACTCGCATGTAGATCTCTCATCTTACTTCACCGATGCAGGATCTCCACTTGCAACCTTCTAA
- the LOC119993203 gene encoding mitogen-activated protein kinase kinase 2-like isoform X1 — translation MRRGNLNPTLNLKLSLPSPDEEVSLAKFLTQSGTFRDGDLLVNRDGVRVISQIETDAPPPPIQASDNQLTLADVDTIKVIGKGNGGFVQLVQHKWTGQFFALKINDVAHTQVIQMSIEESTRKQIARELKINQSSQCPYVVVCYQSFYDNGTISIILEYMDGGSLADFLKKVKIIPEPYLAAICKQVLMGLLYLHHEKHIIHRDLKPSNLLINHRGEVKITDFGVSTVMASTSGQANTFLGTYNYMSPERIIGGSHSYKSDIWSLGLVLLECATGKFPYTPPEQDEGWINFYELMEAIVEQPPPSAPSNQFSQEFCSFISACVHKDPKDRLSAQELLNHPFLSKYEDSHVDLSSYFTDAGSPLATF, via the exons ATGAGGAGGGGAAATTTAAACCCTACTCTTAATCTCAAGctctctcttccttctcccGACGAGGAGGTCTCCCTCGCTAAGTTCCT GACCCAAAGCGGTACGTTTAGGGATGGTGATCTACTCGTTAATAGGGATGGAGTTCGAGTTATTTCTCAGATTGAAACCGATGCT CCTCCTCCTCCTATTCAGGCATCAGATAACCAGCTAACCTTAGCAGATGTAGACACAATCAAAGTCATTGGAAAGGGAAATGGTGGATTTGTGCAATTGGTGCAACATAAATGGACGGGTCAGTTTTTTGCACTAAAG ATTAATGATGTTGCTCATACTCAGGTAATCCAAATGAGCATAGAAGAGTCCACACGCAAACAGATTGCGCGGGAATTGAAGATCAACCAATCATCACAATGTCCATATGTTGTTGTCTGTTATCAGTCTTTCTATGATAATGGTACCATCTCTATTATCTTAGAGTATATGGATGGTGGATCTCTCGCAGATTTTctgaaaaaagtcaaaataattCCAGAACCATATCTTGCTGCTATTTGTAAACAG GTGCTAATGGGTTTGCTTTATCTTCATCATGAAAAACACATTATCCATAGGGACCTAAAACCTTCTAATCTACTAATAAACCATAGAGGGGAAGTCAAAATTACTGATTTTGGAGTGAGTACAGTAATGGCAAGTACCTCAGGGCAGGCAAATACCTTTCTTGGGACGTACAACTATATGTCT CCCGAGAGAATTATTGGAGGAAGCCATAGCTACAAAAGTGACATATGGAGTTTGGGGTTAGTATTGCTCGAGTGTGCAACAGGGAAGTTCCCATATACACCACCAGAGCAAGATGAAGGATGGATTAACTTTTATGAACTTATGGAAGCCATTGTTGAGCAACCACCACCTTCTGCACCCTCCAACCAATTTTCTCAGGAGTTCTGCTCATTCATATCCGCATG TGTACACAAAGACCCAAAAGATAGACTGTCAGCACAGGAACTTCTG AATCATCCATTCCTAAGTAAGTATGAAGACTCGCATGTAGATCTCTCATCTTACTTCACCGATGCAGGATCTCCACTTGCAACCTTCTAA